The genomic window GTTCCCGCCGGTGATCCGCGCAGCGTCACCAGCAGAAATCAGCGGACGCCCGCTGCCTAGGTAGACACAGTTTGCAACCCGGATCGGAGAAGAGACACGAGTCGGAGACTCATGCTACGGGAGGAGGCACGAGTCGGAGACTCATGCTACGGAGGGCGCATAAAAGAGCCCCCTCGGGTGGGGCAGGTACTCGAGGGGGCTCAACAAATCCGGCCGCAATCGGGGCAGTGAACGCGACCGGACGAGTAGTCATTGTAGCTCTGTTGCAAGCAATGAAAAGTCGCTGACCGAGATATTTTCGAAGTTTTGTCGTTTTGTTCACTGAACGAGTGAGGGGGCGTCGATCAGCCCCTCTGCACAGACGGCGGCAATTTCGTCAAAGTACCCGGGTAACGGTCGTTAGATTTGTGGGCATAATTCAGATATGGCAGATAAAACAAGCACTAAAGATTCTTCAGCGGATGCGGCGGACGGCACGGCGGACGAGCCGGATCGTTCGGAGTTCTCCTTGCTGATCGTGGACAACGACCCGGCCCACGCGCGAGCGATGACGGAAAGTCTCGAACGGGTCGGTTATCGCTGCACGGTCGCCACCAGCGGCCCCGAAGGGGCGCGGCTGATCGAACGGGAAACTTTTGATGTGGTGATCACCGACATGGTGATGAACGATATCGACGGCATGAAAATCCTGGCTTTGGCGCGAAAACGGTTGCCCGACTGCGAGGTCGTATTGGTGACCGGCCACGCCAGTGTTCCAGTGGCCGTCGAAGCGATGCAAGAAGGCGCCTTCACGTTCCTGGAAAAACCCATCACGCCTCAGCGCCTGCGGGCGGTGACCGAAAAAGCCGTCGAAGCGGTGCGGCTGAAACGCCAGAACACCGAACTCCGCCAGCGGCTCGACGAACGCTTTGGGTTCGAGGGGATTATCTACGCCAGCCCCGAAATGCATCGCGTCATCGATCGGCTCAAACGCATCGCCCCCACCGACGCGACCGTGCTGATCACCGGCGAAAGCGGTACGGGAAAAGAAATGATCGCCCAGGCGATCCATCAGAACAGCCCCCGCCGTAACAAACGGATCGTCGAGCTGAACACCCGAGCGGTGTCCGAAAACCTCGTCGAAAGCGAACTGTTTGGGCACGTTAAAGGGGCCTTCACCGACGCCGTGGGCGATCGCGTGGGGGCCTTCGAATATGCCAACGGCGGCTCGTTATTCCTAGACGAAGTCGGCGATATGCCGATGAGCACGCAGATTAAATTGCTGCGGGTGTTGGAAGAGCACGAGATCACGCGGGTCGGTGATAATAAATCGATCAAAGTAAATGTGCGGTTGATCAGTGCGACCAATCGTCCGTTGGAAGATATGGTCGAAGATGGGACGTTCCGCAACGATTTGTACTTCCGCATCAAAGTCGTCACCGTGACGCTGCCGCCGCTGCGCGAGCGCCGCGACGACATCGTGCCGCTGATGGACCATTTCCGGAAAATGTTCCTTAAACGTCACAGCAAACCCGCCGCGCACTTCACCCCAGATGTGACCAAGCGGTTTTTTGCTTACGACTGGCCGGGAAATATCCGCCAGCTGCGAAACTTTGTGGAAACCATGGTCGTGCTGGATAATGATGCCAGTTTGGGCGTCGACGACCTGCCGCCGGAACTGCACGAAGGCGTTCCGGATGACGCGCCCGTAGCGATCTCGTCGCAGGGACCGGCCAGCATGGTCGGAAAAACGCTGGCGGAAATCGAACGCTGGGCGATTGAAGAAACGTTGCGATTAACCGGAGGCAATCGCGAGAAAGCGGCCGAACAGTTGGGCATCGGCGCGCGGACACTGTACCGTCGGTTGGATCAATACAAAAAAGACGAAGAACAATAACGCTATGTCCGCCCAAGCCCGCTCCCATCGCTCCGCCCGGTTCCGAAAGCTGGCGTTTCGATCGGCCGCGGTTGCCCTGGGCTTGGTCCCCTTCGTGCTGCTCGAAGTCGCTCTGCGGCAGCTGCCCGCGCCGCGAGAACTTGTCGCGACGCCGCCGCCAGCTGAGTCGCAACCAGGTGCGGTGCCGGTGGAAGCTTACGATCCCGATCCATTGGTCGACCTGCATCAATTGCGGCCATTGTTCACGCTTTCGGACTCGGCGGACGTGTGGGAGATCCCCACATCGCGACGCAATTTTTTCCAGCCCGCTCAGTTCGCTCGCCACAAACCGGCTAACGGTCGGCGCATTTTTGTTGTCGGTGGGTCCACCGTCCAAGGCCGGCCCTACTCGACCGAAACCGCCTTCGCCGAGCTGCTTCGGGTGCAATGCCAAACCGCTTGGCCACAGTTTGAGTGGGAGATTGTAAACTGTGGCGGCGTGTCGTATGCCGCTTATCGGGTCGCGGCGATCGTGGATGAAGTGCTGCAGCATGAACCCGACGCGGTGGTGGTGTACACCGGCCACAACGAATTTTTGGAAGCTCGCACCTACGCCGTCCAGCGGCGGATTCCACCGTCGTTGGCGCCCTGGTTGGCGGCGGGGTGCCGGTTGCGGATCGTGCAGTGGCCGGCGACGTGGCTGAGATCGCCGCCGCCGCAGCGCAGCGTGCTGGGCGGCGAAGTCGATGCGGTGTTGGATCACCCGGGCGGCTTAGAGTTGTTCGAACGCGAGCCGGAATTTCGCACCTGCGTGATTGACCACTTTCAATTGTCCCTGTGCCGGATCGCCGAAGCTTGCCGCGCCGCCGAGGTGCCGCTGGTGTTCTGCGTGCCGGCTTCCGATGTCTTGTCGGTGCCGCCCTTCAAATCGGCTCCACCATCCGCCGAGGAGGCTCCCGCCGCGGTGGCTCAGCAGGTGCAGCAAAGCTGGCGGCAAGCCACCGATCCGCAGCGTTCCAGCGAGCAGCGCGTGGAGGCTTGTCGGCAAGTCCTGAAGCTGGACCCGCTGCATGCCGGAGCAGCGTATATGTGGGGGCGGCAATTGTGGCAGCGGGAAGACTACGACGAGGCGGCGACTTGGTTGTTGGTGGCACGCGACCGTGACGTCTGCCCGCTGCGAGCAACCAGCGAGATCGAAGCGCGGGTGCGGCAGGCGGCCGAGCGGTACGGGACGATGCTGGTGGACGTGCCCGGTTCATTTGCCTCCCCGCAGCAAAGTTCGATCTGTCAGGTCCGCCGTTTTGTGGACCACGTTCATCCGCGAATCGATGGCGGCCATACGCGGATCGCCGACGCCCTGTTCCAGCAACTAGCCGCCTCCCCCGCGCTGGCCCTGCCGCCGGCCGAATGCGGTTCGGACCAGCGCGCGGCCGCTGTGGATGCTTATCTAGCCGGTTTTGACGTCAGCTATTTCGAACGCGGCAACCAGCGGCTAGAAGGGCTGCGGCGGTGGGCAGCGGGCCGAGGCGGTGACCCCCTGACGCCGTAGCCGAACTCGCCAGAGTTTGGATCGATAGCCGCCCGTTTCCATTTGCCTCCGGCGTTGGTGAGTGCGCCAATCGGGGGGGATGTCGAGCTTTTTCGCAGAATGTTGCCTTTGCTCAACGCTACAATTAGGATTCAGCATAGGTTCCATTGCCATCACCAATCTTTTCAGGGGATTACCCAAGATGTTTCGGGCTTTCATGCTTAGTATCACCGCCAGCTGTGTGCTGGCCGCTTCTGCTTCGGCACAGACGGGAGTGCTGGCGGAGATGTACGGACGCGGCGTCCACAGCTACTACGCCGGCAACTACACCGATGCCCATAAATTCCTCTCGATGGCGATCGACAACGGGACGAAAGACCCGCGAGCCTACTTCTTCCGAGGTCTGGTGCTAGACGCGACCGGACGCCAGTACGAAGCCGAGGACGACTATCGCGAAGGTTCGCGATTGGAGGTTCTGGGAGCCAACAGCAGCCTCGTCAACCGCTCCTTGTCCCGCGTTCAGGGCTCGCGGCGTCTGGAAATCGAAGCCATTCGCCAACAGGTACGGCTGGAACAGCGAGCCGATCTGAATGCGCGTGCTCGTGCTCGTTATCAAGAAGCGGCAGACGCCGAATCGCGGGTATTGCGGAACCCACCCGCTGCGGCCGCGGGCGCGCCGACACCGCCGCCGGCAGCCACGGTGCCCAGCGATGCTGGCAATAATCCGTTTAGCGACGACAATCCGATGGCCGGTGGCGAACCCGCCGTGGATGCTGCCGACGCCCTGGGAGATCCCTTCGCCGAACCTGCCGCCGACGCCGGCGCCGCTGCGGGAGCGGACGATGCCAATGTGTTTGGCGATGCCCCCGCCAACGACGATCCCTTCGGCGGCGCTGCCGCTCCGGCTGCGGACCCGTTTGGCGGCGACGCCATGGATGCCGCACCCGCTGCTGCTCCGGCCGCCGACCCGTTTGGTGGCGACGCTGCTCCCGCCGCCGCACCCGCGGCTGATCCGTTTGGTGGCGACGCCATGGATGCCGCACCTGCCGCAGCACCCGCGGCCGACCCGTTTGGTGATGCTGCCGCACCTGCCGCTGCACCCGCGGCTGATCCGTTTGGTGACGACGCAATGGACGCTGCTCCCGCCGCTGCTCCGGCTGCCGACCCGTTTGGTGACGCCGCCGCACCTGCTGCTGCACCCGCTGCCGACCCTTTTGGTGATGCAGCTGCCCCTGCCGCCGCACCCGCCGCCGACCCGTTTGGTGATGCAGCCATGGATGCTGCTCCCGCCGCGGCCCCAGCTGCAGCCCCTGCCGCTGATCCATTTGGTGACGCCGCCGCTCCGGCACCCGCACCCGCCTCTGATCCATTTGGGGATGACGCCATGGAGGCTGCTCCGGCCGCAGCACCGGCACCTGCTGATACTGCCGATCCTTTTGCTGATGATGCCATGGATGCGGCACCGGCCGCCGACGACCCGTTTGCCGACGCCGGCGAGGTCACCGACGCGGTTCCGGTTCCGGCGCCCGCCGCTGAAGCTATGGACGAAGCTCCCGCGGCTGACGACGATCCCTTCAATTAAACTTTGGCGTCGGACATCTCTTTGGCTCGCCAACGCAAGAAGGCGTCCAGGAAGCCCTGCAGTTCACTGCCGTCCATGACGGCTTGGAAGTTGCCGACGTAGTGCCCGGTTCGCGCGTCTTTGACGCGTTGATCGGGATGCAGGAAATAGTTGCGGATCTGGGAACCGAATCCGGTGCTGGCCTTGTTGGCGTATTTATTAGCCTGCTCGGCTTCGCGTTTGGATTCTTCGATCCTCGCCATTTTGGCTCGCAACATCTTCCAGGCGGTGGCCCGGTTCTGGTGTTGGCTGCGTTCGTTCTGGCACTGCACCACCGTGTTGGTGGGGATGTGGGTCAGGCGGATCGCGCTGTCGGTTTTGTTGACATGTTGGCCGCCCGCGCCGCCGGCTCGGTAGCGGTCTTCACGCACGTCTTTGTCCTGGATATCGATATCGATCGAGTCATCGATTTCCGGGGACACGTCCACGGCGGCGAAGCTGGTTTGGCGTTTGCCTTCGCTGTTGAAGGGGCTGATCCGAACCAGTCGGTGGATGCCCTCTTCGCCTTTCAGGTAGCCGTACGCCATCGGACCGCGGACGGCGATGGTGGCGTGATTGATACCCGCTTCCTCGTTGTCGTGGCGGTCGAGCAGTTCGATTTTGAAGTCGTTGGCGACCGCCCACGCGGAGTACATCCGCAGCATCATATCGGCCCAGTCGTTGGCATCGGTGCCGCCATCGCGAGCATTGATCGTCAACAAGGCGCCGGCCGCGTCGTTGGGACCGTTCAGCAAAGCTTTCAGTTCCAGGCTGTCGAGGACGGCTTCCAAACGGCCGATTTCGGCGCGGACTTCGTCGGCCATTTCCGGCTCCTCGTCCGCCATTTCCATCAGCGCATCGAGGTCGTCCGCCGAAGCGATCAGTCCCCGCATGGGGTCGACGATGCCCTTCAGCCCCTTCAGCGTGGCGACGGTTTGCTGAGCGGATTCGGAATTGTCCCAGAACCCCGCCTCGCCCATCTGCAGCTCGATGTCCTTGATGGCTTGCTGTTTGGCAGAGTAGTCAAAGACTGTCTCGTAGTTGGACCAAACGCTTGCTAATCGCTTCACTTCGTTGAGTCAGCTCGGCATCCATGGGGGGCTCGTTAAATTCGAACGGGAGATCAAGGCAAATCGGAGAACGGGTTTCACTTTTCCGTTCTCAGTGTCACTATAGCGATAGACAAGTTGAATCAAAACAGGTCTCGTCAGACCGATGATTGGCCCGAGCAATAGCGAGAACCCGTGGCACGAATTGTTTTAGCGATGAGCGGTGGAGTGGATTCGAGCGCGGCTGCGCACCTGCTGTGCGACGCCGGGCACGAGGTGATCGGGGTGTTTATGCGGCACGGCGAAGAATCCAGTGAAGTCTGTCGCACCGATGCGCCGCAGTTGCCCGTCGTGCAACGCGCCGGCCACAAGCAGGGCTGCTGCACGGCCAGTGACGCCGCCGATGCTCGGCGAGTCGCCGATCGGCTGGGAATCGCTTTTTACGCGCTGAACCTGCAACGGGACTTCCGCCGCATCGTCGATTATTTCGTCGATGATTACACCCGCGGACGCACGCCCAATCCCTGCGTGCAGTGCAACAACTGGATCAAGTTCGGGCGATTGTTCGACTATGCCGATGGGGTCGAAGCGGATTTTGTCGCTACCGGGCATTATGCCCAGCTAGCCGCCGATCCGGATGGGGGCGTGCCTCACCTGCTCCGCGGAATCGATTCCAGCAAAGATCAATCGTACGTGTTGTATGGGATCCGTCGCGATCGGCTGCGACGCATGCTGTTGCCGGTCGGGGGGTACACGAAAAAGCGGATTCGCGAGTTGGCCGGTGAGATCGGGTTGTCGGTTGCCGACAAGAAGGACAGCCAAGAAATCTGTTTCGTCACCAGCGGCCACCATAGCGATTTCGTGCGGGCTCGGCGTGGCCAGGATGCGCCTTCGACGGCCGGAGCCTTTGTCGATATGGAGGGCGAGGTCGTGGGCCAGCACAGCGGCTACGAAGCGTTCACCGTGGGCCAACGCAAGGGTTTGGGGATCGCCTTGGGGGAACCTCATTTTGTCGTTCGCATCGAACCAGAAACTCGAAACGTGGTGTTAGGTCCCCGTCCGGCACTGTTGCGGCGGGGCTTGGTCGCCGATGACGCCAATTGGTTGATCGAACCGCCGGCGGTGGGACAGACGATCTCGTGCAGCGTGCAGATCCGCTACAACAGTCCCCCCAAACCGGCTCGGATGACGATCGAAGACGCATCGGCCAGCTCGTTTCGCGTCGAATTTGAGCAACCCGAAGAAGGCGTCGCACCGGGTCAGGCCGCCGTCGTCTACGACGGCCCCCGGGTCCTGGGCGGCGGCTGGATCGACTGCTCGATATCATAATTTTCGTAGCTACGCTCGCCAGAGCGTGGGGAATGCCCGGGGACAGACACCGCGCATTTCGGCACCGCGCGTTTGGCGCTGCTGCCCACCGTCTGGCGACGGTAGCTACGATGCTTCCGCCGAATGTCCGGGGACGGAATGCCCGGGGACAGACACCGCGCATATCGGCACCGCGCGTTTGGCGCTGCCCCCACCGTCTGGCGACGGTAGCTACGATGCTTCCGGTAGCTACGATGCGCCCTGGGCGTTGCGATCCCTGCACGCGTTACGCGGGCGGTTGCTAAGCGTCTTGCAGGGTTACCACGCGGAGGTCGCAGACGTTGGTGTGGGTGGGTCCGGTGGTCACCAATCCGCCGGTTTGCTGAAAGAACGTGTAAGCGTCGTTGCGTCGCAGATAATCTTCGATGTCCAGGTTCTGCGTGGCAAACGCATCCCAGACCTCGGCATCCAATAGGGCTCCGGCGGCATCGGTGGGCCCGTCTTCACCATCGGTTCCCCCCGACAAAATCACCACGCGTCGCCGATCGGCCGCCGAAAAATCATCGCGCTCGAGCAACCGCTGCATGGCCGCCAGCACCAATTGTTGATTGCGGCCTCCGCGTCCCCGAATTTCCGGCGGTGCCAGGTGCACGGTGGGTTCGCCGCCGGTGATCAGGCAGTTGGGTCCGGGGTGCTGGTGAGGCGTTTCGGCGTCGCGGAGCATGCTGATGGCCATGTCCGCCAAATGCCTGCCGACCTCTTCGGCCGCGCCTTCACTGGAACGTGAGCAATGCATGGCGTGGTTGAACCCCAACCGCTCCGCCACGATCCCCGCTTCGTCAACCGCCGTGGCATTGTTGCCCAGAACAAACGTATGCGTCTGAGCTGGGAAGTTGTCGGCAGGAGCGGCAGCGTGGTGCTGCAGGTGTGTGTAGATACTAGCCGGGAGGCTGCGCTGCGGATCAAATTGTTGCAGGATTTCCAGGGCGTCGGCGGCCGTGGAAGGGTCGTGCACGGTGGGGCCCGAGGCGATCAGGTCCAGCGGGTCGCCCAGCACGTCCGAGACGACCAGCGTCAGCAGCGTTCCTGCGCGACAGGCGTTGGCCAAGCCGCCGCCTTTGACACGGCTGAGGTGTTTGCGGACCGTGTTTAGTTGTTCGATGTTTGCGCCGCCACCGCTGAGCATGCGGATCGCTGCCAATTTTTCTTCCAGCGTTACGCCGGTCACCGGAGCGGTCAGCAGGGCTGATCCGCCGCCGGAGATCAGCGCGATACACACATCTTGCGGTTGCAGCTGAGCCACTCGATCGAGGATCGCTTGGGTTCCCGAGATGGCTTCCTGTGTCGGTTCGTTCACGCCCGCCGGTCGCCCGACGTGCACGTGAAACCCTTCAACGTCCTGTTGGGTTTGATCGGGAACATTGACCCACCCGGCCAAAGAAGCGTCGAATTGTTCGCGTTGGACGAAGGCTTGGGCGATGCCGG from Roseimaritima ulvae includes these protein-coding regions:
- a CDS encoding sigma-54-dependent transcriptional regulator, with the translated sequence MADKTSTKDSSADAADGTADEPDRSEFSLLIVDNDPAHARAMTESLERVGYRCTVATSGPEGARLIERETFDVVITDMVMNDIDGMKILALARKRLPDCEVVLVTGHASVPVAVEAMQEGAFTFLEKPITPQRLRAVTEKAVEAVRLKRQNTELRQRLDERFGFEGIIYASPEMHRVIDRLKRIAPTDATVLITGESGTGKEMIAQAIHQNSPRRNKRIVELNTRAVSENLVESELFGHVKGAFTDAVGDRVGAFEYANGGSLFLDEVGDMPMSTQIKLLRVLEEHEITRVGDNKSIKVNVRLISATNRPLEDMVEDGTFRNDLYFRIKVVTVTLPPLRERRDDIVPLMDHFRKMFLKRHSKPAAHFTPDVTKRFFAYDWPGNIRQLRNFVETMVVLDNDASLGVDDLPPELHEGVPDDAPVAISSQGPASMVGKTLAEIERWAIEETLRLTGGNREKAAEQLGIGARTLYRRLDQYKKDEEQ
- a CDS encoding SGNH/GDSL hydrolase family protein; the encoded protein is MSAQARSHRSARFRKLAFRSAAVALGLVPFVLLEVALRQLPAPRELVATPPPAESQPGAVPVEAYDPDPLVDLHQLRPLFTLSDSADVWEIPTSRRNFFQPAQFARHKPANGRRIFVVGGSTVQGRPYSTETAFAELLRVQCQTAWPQFEWEIVNCGGVSYAAYRVAAIVDEVLQHEPDAVVVYTGHNEFLEARTYAVQRRIPPSLAPWLAAGCRLRIVQWPATWLRSPPPQRSVLGGEVDAVLDHPGGLELFEREPEFRTCVIDHFQLSLCRIAEACRAAEVPLVFCVPASDVLSVPPFKSAPPSAEEAPAAVAQQVQQSWRQATDPQRSSEQRVEACRQVLKLDPLHAGAAYMWGRQLWQREDYDEAATWLLVARDRDVCPLRATSEIEARVRQAAERYGTMLVDVPGSFASPQQSSICQVRRFVDHVHPRIDGGHTRIADALFQQLAASPALALPPAECGSDQRAAAVDAYLAGFDVSYFERGNQRLEGLRRWAAGRGGDPLTP
- the prfB gene encoding peptide chain release factor 2 (programmed frameshift), translated to MDAELTQRSEAISKRLVQLRDSLDYSAKQQAIKDIELQMGEAGFWDNSESAQQTVATLKGLKGIVDPMRGLIASADDLDALMEMADEEPEMADEVRAEIGRLEAVLDSLELKALLNGPNDAAGALLTINARDGGTDANDWADMMLRMYSAWAVANDFKIELLDRHDNEEAGINHATIAVRGPMAYGYLKGEEGIHRLVRISPFNSEGKRQTSFAAVDVSPEIDDSIDIDIQDKDVREDRYRAGGAGGQHVNKTDSAIRLTHIPTNTVVQCQNERSQHQNRATAWKMLRAKMARIEESKREAEQANKYANKASTGFGSQIRNYFLHPDQRVKDARTGHYVGNFQAVMDGSELQGFLDAFLRWRAKEMSDAKV
- the mnmA gene encoding tRNA 2-thiouridine(34) synthase MnmA; translation: MARIVLAMSGGVDSSAAAHLLCDAGHEVIGVFMRHGEESSEVCRTDAPQLPVVQRAGHKQGCCTASDAADARRVADRLGIAFYALNLQRDFRRIVDYFVDDYTRGRTPNPCVQCNNWIKFGRLFDYADGVEADFVATGHYAQLAADPDGGVPHLLRGIDSSKDQSYVLYGIRRDRLRRMLLPVGGYTKKRIRELAGEIGLSVADKKDSQEICFVTSGHHSDFVRARRGQDAPSTAGAFVDMEGEVVGQHSGYEAFTVGQRKGLGIALGEPHFVVRIEPETRNVVLGPRPALLRRGLVADDANWLIEPPAVGQTISCSVQIRYNSPPKPARMTIEDASASSFRVEFEQPEEGVAPGQAAVVYDGPRVLGGGWIDCSIS
- a CDS encoding glycerate kinase type-2 family protein — its product is MSLRQQTLQIWNAGVDAVRADRLISEQVRFHNAAVEIQDERFPVPAGGHVEVVGAGKAATAMASGIAQAFVQREQFDASLAGWVNVPDQTQQDVEGFHVHVGRPAGVNEPTQEAISGTQAILDRVAQLQPQDVCIALISGGGSALLTAPVTGVTLEEKLAAIRMLSGGGANIEQLNTVRKHLSRVKGGGLANACRAGTLLTLVVSDVLGDPLDLIASGPTVHDPSTAADALEILQQFDPQRSLPASIYTHLQHHAAAPADNFPAQTHTFVLGNNATAVDEAGIVAERLGFNHAMHCSRSSEGAAEEVGRHLADMAISMLRDAETPHQHPGPNCLITGGEPTVHLAPPEIRGRGGRNQQLVLAAMQRLLERDDFSAADRRRVVILSGGTDGEDGPTDAAGALLDAEVWDAFATQNLDIEDYLRRNDAYTFFQQTGGLVTTGPTHTNVCDLRVVTLQDA